One Coregonus clupeaformis isolate EN_2021a chromosome 21, ASM2061545v1, whole genome shotgun sequence DNA window includes the following coding sequences:
- the LOC121535132 gene encoding ras-related protein Rab-2A, giving the protein MAYAYLFKYIIIGDTGVGKSCLLLQFTDKRFQPVHDLTIGVEFGARMITIDGKQIKLQIWDTAGQESFRSITRSYYRGAAGALLVYDITRRDTFNHLTTWLEDARQHSNSNMVIMLIGNKSDLESRREVKKEEGEAFAREHGLIFMETSAKTASNVEEAFINTAKEIYEKIQEGVFDINNEANGIKIGPQHAATNSTLSGSQGGQQAGGGCC; this is encoded by the exons gTGTGGGGAAATCATGCCTATTATTACAGTTCACAGACAAGCGGTTTCAGCCGGTGCACGACCTCACTATCG GTGTGGAGTTTGGGGCGAGGATGATCACTATAGACGGTAAACAGATCAAGCTGCAGATCTGGGACACG gcCGGCCAAGAATCCTTCCGCTCAATCACCCGGTCCTACTACAGAGGGGCAGCCGGTGCCCTGCTAGTGTACGACATCACAAG AAGGGACACCTTCAACCACTTGACAACGTGGTTAGAGGACGCTCGCCAACATTCCAACTCCAACATGGTCATCATGCTCATTGGGAACAAGAG TGACCTGGAGTCCAGGAGAGAGGtgaagaaggaggagggagaggcctTTGCCAGAGAGCACGGCCTCATCTTCATGGAGACCTCCGCCAAGACTGCATCCAACGTAGAAGAG GCATTCATCAACACAGCGAAGGAGATATACGAGAAGATTCAGGAGGGTGTCTTCGACATCAACAATGAG GCTAACGGCATTAAGATCGGGCCCCAGCACGCTGCCACCAACTCCACTCTCTCTGGTAGCCAGGGGGGTCAACAGGCCGGGGGGGGATGCTGCTGA